In Deinococcus maricopensis DSM 21211, the sequence GATGTTGTCGGGGCCGCCGCGGGCGTTGGCGAGGTCTACGAGTTGGCCGGCGGTGACCTGCGGGGGGTGGTCGGCGCTCAGGATGCGGGCGATGTCGTCCTCGTCGGCGACGCCGCTGAGGCCGTCGGTGCACAGGAGCAGGCGGTCGCCGCGTTGCAGGGGCACGCCGAACAGTTCCAGGCGGATGCGTTCCTCGCCGCCGAGGGCGTTGCTGACGATGTTGCGCCACTGGTGGTCGCGCGCTTCGGTTTCGGTGAGGTAGCCGTGGCGGACCTGTTCGGCCACCCAGGAGTGGTCGTCGGTGAGGCGCAGGAGGGTGTCGCGGCGCAGCAGGTACGCGCGGGAGTCGCCGACGTGGGCGATCAGGGCTGCGCCGCGGTCAATGAGGGCGGCGATGAGGGTGGTGCCCATGCCGGCGAGGTCGCCGGTGGCGCGGCGCAGTACGGCTTCGTTGGCGGCCTGGACGGCTTCGGCGAGGCGTTCCGGGGCCTGACCGCGGGCGTTCTGGTAGGTGTTGATGAGGGTTTCCAGGGCGACGTTCGCGGCGACCTCGCCGGCGGCGTGGCCGCCCATGCCGTCGGCGACGGCGTACAGGCCACCGTGGGGCAGTTCGACGCTCAGGGCCGCGTCCTGATTGTTGGAGCGCTGGCGACCGGAGTCGCTCAGCATTCCCGAGGAGAGGGGCGGCGTCGCGCTGCGGCGCATGCCCCCACTATATGCCTCCCAGCGACCTTTACGCAGAACTTACTGCTTCCTCATGTATAACTCATTCCGTTTCTGGTGGGGCCTCGCCAGTGTCCGTCCCGCCTGCGGATTGCCGCGCCGTGACCGGGCGCTCCGCTCGGGGCGCCCGGCCGGACGCTGCGTCAGAGGTCGCCGGCGAGCCAGCGCACCACGTTCTTGCCGAGGTTCGCGTTGCTCAGGTTACCCCAGTTGGTGTGCTGCCCGATGGAGCCGTCGCTGAGTGTGTCGTCCTCGAAGGCGCTGCTGTCCCCCCACGCGACCACGCGGCCCGACCCGTACGTGTTCGCAGCGAGGTACGTCTTGCCGTTCGCCCCCATGAGCGCCGTGCCGCTCAGCACGTCGATGCTGGTGCCCACGTACACGCCGGCGCTGGTCACGTCGTCGGCCGTGCCGGTGCTGCCCGACAGGATCGGGTGGCTGGTGAGGGGCGTGGCCGTGTACACCGGGTCGCTGAAGCTCGACGCGAAGCTGTGCTTCAGGCCGAAGACCGTGTCGCTGTCGAGGCTTTTCTGCAGGGCAGCGCTGACGCTCGCGGGCGTGCTGCCGTCCCAGCCGTTGAAGACTTCCGGGCTGTCCCAGCCGTCGTTGTCGCGGTCGCTGCTGCGGTGGTCGCTGATCATGAACAGGCCGCCGCCGCCCTGCACGAACGCCTGAATGGCCGCGCGCTCGCTGTCACTGAACGGATTCTGCGGTTCGGCGATCACGAGGACTTTCGCGCCGCTCAGCGCCGTGCTGGTGATGCTGCTGCCCGTGAGGCTCGCCACGGTGTACCCCAGGCCGCGCAGAGCATTGGCGTAGTCGCTGTACGCCCCGTCGATGCGCCAGTCGCTGTTCCCCGCGTCCTCGTGCTTGGTGAGGTCGAACAGGACCTTCTTGCCGGTGGGATTGGGGGTGGGCGTGGTGCCGCCCCCGGTGCCGCCGTTGCTGGCGCCGGGCGTGGGGGTCGCCGCGCGGAAGTCCACGCTGTTCGCGTTCGAGTCGGCCCCGTCCGGGGTGCGGGCGAGTGCCTGACCGGCGCTCACGCCGCCGGCGCTGCTGCCCTCGCCGAGGTTGCTGCTCGGGTTGCCGTACGCGACCGCGTCGATGAGCGCGCCGGATTTCGTGAGGCGCACGCTGCTGCTGGTGTTGTACAGGTCGACGCTCGCGTTCACGAGGGTGCGGTTCGTGACGGTGGTGTCCTGCGCGACCACGAAGTAGCCGCTCGCGGGAATGGTGCCGCTCAGGTTGATGGTGGCGTAGCTGTTGCCGGTGCTGCCGTACGCCGTGAGGGTGTACCCGCTGAGGCTCAGCCCTGCCGGGCCGCGCAGCTCGATGAAGGTGCCGCTGTCGGTGCTGGGCGCGTCGTAGTACACCTCGTTGATGACGGGTTCGCCCGCGGCGGCCAGGGTGCGGAGCGCGGCGCCCTGCGCGGTGGTGGTGGGCTGGCCGCAGGCGGCCAGGGTGAGTGACAGGCCGAGCAGCAAGGTGGTGTGTGTACGCATGTGGTTCCCTCCCCAGGAAACCGCGGCGGCGCCGGTGCAGCCCAGCAGGGCGCGCCGTGCGAGGGCCGCCGCGGGCGTCAAATGTGGTTTTGACTCCGCGACAGTATCGGCAGGGGGTCAGGGGGTCGTCAACCGCAGACCCCTCACGCTTCCCACACGAAGGCGGCTGCAAGACGGGCGGACACGCGGCTCACACGGACTCGCGCCCGAATCTGTCACCGGGCCGGAAACGCAAACGCTCTCAGAGGAGACCTTCGGCGCGGCGCCGGATCACGCGCAGGATCGTGCGCTGCAGGTCATGCATGGTGGCGCGCACCACCAGCCGCGTGTACCCGCCCAGGTGCGTCGTCACCCGCTGCGTGCTGGTGAGGTGCAGCACCGTCACGCCCGGCGCGACTTCCTCCACGTCGTACTGCCCGGACAGCACGTCGAAGAACTGGCCGCCCACCCGGACGTGCGGATCGAGCTTCCCGTCGTCGCGCGCCCGAATGCGGAAGGCCAGGCTCCGCGCCGGCACCCACGCCGTCACTTCCTCCGTAAACGACAGCCCGCCGTCGAACGTCGCCACGCGCACGCCCCCCACGCCGTCCCGGTCAAGCACCGCCTCGCGCGGGCGCGGCAGGCCGATGGCATGCGACCAACTCGTCTGCAGTTCTGCGTCCTCGATACGTGGCACGCTGCGGATCTGCGCCCATACAGCGCTGGCAGGCGCGTGAATCACGACGCTGTCCGCCGTCGCGAGGTACGTATCCGGAACGGGCTGCGTGCGCTCCAGCGGGGCGAGCAGCGCCGGCAGGGTCAGGCTCAGCAGCACCATCGGCGTGCGGTGCCGCCACCCGCGCACCGCCCAGCCGATCGCCACGCCCAGCACCGCCATGACGAACAGCACCGGGAACGCGAACGCCGCGCAGATCAGCCCCTCCAGCGACGTAAGCAGCGACGTGAAGATGAACACCGCGACCGCGACGGCCGCCGCGCCGAGCGCCTGCCCGAACGTCGCCGCGCGCGGCATGAACGCACTCACGATCAGGCCCAGCACCAGGGGCACGCCGAACAGGTACGACGCCAGCATCACGCCCACCGCGTCGTCCTGCGCGCGCAGCAGCAGGTACATCAGCAGGCCGTACGAGGTGCCCACCACCGCGCCCAGAATCGCCGACTTCCACCATGGAGACATGCGCCCAGTGTGCGCCGCCCGCCGGCCTGGCAGACGCGCACTTGCGGCGCCCCCCCGCACCCGTTACCCTGAACGGCATGACGCCCCGCTCGGAAAGGACCACGGTCGAAGCACGTTCGCCGTTTACGCCGCGCGGGGCCACGCTCGCCTGACGCGCAGCGTTCCATCACCCCGCCCCCACATCGTCTGGGGGCGCGTTTCTTTGACCCACCCGCAAGGAGACCCCATGCAACAAGAAGCCCTGCAGGCCATCCAGGACGCCCCCACCCTCGACGCCCTGCAAGCCGTGAAGACCAAGTACGTCGGGAAGAGCGGCCTGATCACCCGCGAGCTCGGCACGCTCGGCAAGCTCCCACCCGAGGAACGCAAGGCGCGCGGCGCGGAAATCAACGCCGTGCGCGCCGCCGTCGAAGCGGCCCTCACCGAGCGCGAGGCGACCCTGAAGCGCGCCGCGCTCGACGCGAAACTCGCCTCCGAAGCCATCGACGTGACGCTGCCCGGCACGCCCCTCCCGTCAGGCGGCCTGCACCTCATCACCCGCATTCTCGACGACCTCACCGACATCTTCACGCGCCTCGGGTACGCCGTCGTGGAAGGGCAGGAGGTCGAGGACGACACGCACAACTTCGACGCGCTCAACATCCCCTGGTACCACCCCGCGCGCGACCTGTGGGACACCTTCTGGCTGGAAGACGGGCGCCTGCTGCGCACGCACACCAGCCCTATGCAGGTGCGCTACATGCTGGAGCACACGCCCGCCCTGAAAATCGTCGTGCCCGGCAAGGTGTACCGCTACGAAGCCACCGACGCCACGCACGAAAGCATGTTCCACCAGCTCGAAGGGCTCGTGGTGGGCGACCACATCAGCATGGCGGACCTGAAGGGCACCATCGCGGAAATGGCGCGCGGGCTGTTCGGCGCGCGCGCGAAGGTGCGCTTCCAGCCCAGCTACTACCCGTTCGTGGAGCCCGGCGCGGACTTCGCGGTGTGGTGGGAGAACCCGCGCGGCGAAAGCAAGTGGCTGGAGCTCGGCGGGTGCGGCATGGTCCACCCGAACGTCTTCAAGGCCGTGGATGACCTGCGCGAACAGATGGGCAGGCAGCGCATCTACGAGGGCAAGACCGGCTTCGCGTTCGGCCTCGGCCCGGAACGCATCGCGATGCTGAAGTACGGCATTCCGGACATCCGGTACTTCTACGCGAACGACCTGCAGATCCTCGGGCAGTTCCGCGGCGACCTCGAGAACCGCGCGCCCGTACCGCCCCCCAGCACCCCCAACGCGGACGCCGCGCAGGAGGCCCTGTGAAACTCCCGTACTCCTGGCTCAAAGAGCTCGTGCCCGCCCTGCCCTCGGCGCACGACCTCGAACCGATCCTCGCGAACCTCGGCCTGCCCCTGGAGGGCGTGGAGGCCGTGCCCGCGCCGCCCGAAGGCGTGCTGCTCGCGACCGTCACCCGTGCGGAGGCCATCGAGGGCACGCAGCTCACGCAACTGACGCTGGACGTCGGCGCGCACGGTGAGCGGACCATCGCGTCCGGCGCGCCGAACGCCGTGGGCCTCCCGGCGGGCACCATGGTCGCGCTCGTCACACCCGGCAGCCGCCTCGGCGACGTGGAGTACGGCGTGCGCACCCTGCAGGGCGTGGAGTCGTGGGGCATGTGCGCGAGCGCGAAGGAACTCGGCATCGGCGAGGCCAGCGCCGGCCTGCTGCTGTTCCCCGCCGGGACCGCCCCCGCCGGGACGCCCATGCGCGACGTGTGGGCCGCCGACGAGGTACTGGACGTGGAAGTCACCCCGAACCGCGCGGACGTGCTGAGCGCCCTCGGTCTCGCCCGCGACCTCGCCGCCGCGCTCGAACTGGAACTGCGCGACCCGCCCGCCGGGCCCGAAGCGCACGGCGACGGCGAGATTACGGTCACGCTGCCCCGTGACCGCGTGGTCATCGAGAACGACCCGGAACGCAAACCGCGCGCCGCGTGCGACGCGTTCGTGGCGCGCACCGTTTCGGGCCTGCGCAACGGCCCCAGCCCCCTGTGGATGCAGCGCCGCCTGACCCTCGCGGGCCTGCGCACCATCGACCTGATCGTGGACACCAGCAACTACGTGATGCTGGAACTCGGGCAACCCACCGCGCTGTACGACCGCCGCGACGTCACGAACGACCAGATTCACGTGGGCCTCGGCCTCGGGCAGGGCGAACGCGTAGCGGACCTGATGGGCGCCGAGCACCTCGTTCACCGCGAGGACCTCCTGATCCGCAACGGCGACGCGTACCCTATCCTCTCCCCCGGCGCGGCCCTCGCCGGCATGGATGCACCGGAGGACGGCCGCAACGTCATCGGCATCGCCGGCATCATGGGCGGCCACCGTGGCCGCGTCCGCGCCGACACCACCAACATCGTCGTCGAGAGTGCGCACTTCGACCCGGTCATGCTGCGCCGCACCAGCACCCGCCTGGGCCTCAAGACGGACGCCGTGTACCGCTACGAGCGAGGCGTGGACCCCGCCCTGCCGCTGCGCGCCGCGAACCGCATCGTCGGCCTGCTCGGCGAGGCGGGCGGCACCGTCCACCCCGGCGCGACCGTGGCGGGCCAGCCGGACGCGCCGCGCGACCTCACCCTCACCGGAGACCACGCCCGCGCGCTGCTCGGCATGAACGTCCCCACCGCCGAGATGGCCGCGTTCCTCACCCGCCTCGGCTGCGCCGTGCACGCGAACGGCGACACCCTCACCGTCACGCCCCCCACCTGGCGCGTGGACATGCTGATCCCCGAGGACCTCATCGAGGAGATCGCGCGCCTGCACGGCTACCGCAACCTCCCCGAAACGCTCCCGACCGTGCAGGTCCACCCGGACAACCTCGGCGCGGACGACGAGAGCCGCGCGCGCCGCACCCTCAAAGGCACCCTCGCGGGCCTCGGCTTCCAGGAAGTCGTGACGTACACCTTCACGAACGACGCGGAAGCCGAAGCGGCGCGCACCGAACGCCCGAATGTCCGCCTTCGCAACCCCCTCACCGCCGACCGCACGGGCCTACGCACCGCGCTGTACCCCAGCCTGCTGCGCACCGCGGGCGCCAACAGCAAGGCCCCCCGGCAGCTGCTGTTCGAACTCGGGCACGTGTTCCCCGCGAGTGGCGAGGGCGAACGCCTCGGGCTGCTCATGCGCGGGCCGCTCGCGCCCCGCAACTGGCAGCCGGGCGTCGCGGGCGGCTTCAGCGTCTTCAAGGGCCTCGTGGAAGCCTTCGCGGGCACGCTCGGCGCGGACCTGCAGGTGGAGCAGCTGCGCGGCGACGCCGTTCCCGGCGCGCTGCACCCGGGCATTGCCGGGCGCGTGCGGTGGAACGGTGCGGCCGCCGGGTGGATCGGCGCGCTCCACCCCGAGGTCGCGGCGGCGTTCGGGCTGAAGGGTGACACGTTCCTGATGGAGCTCACGCTGCCCCTCGCTGGCCGCGCGTGGGCGTTCCGCGACCCGAGCCGCGCGCCGGTCGCGTGGCGCGACCTCGCCGTGATCGCCCCGCGTGACGTCAGCTACGCGGAAGTGGCGGACGTCCTGCGCGCAGAAGGCGGGCCTCTCCTGCGCGACCTCGCGCCGTTCGACGTGTACGAGGGCGAGAGCATCCCCGAAGGTACCCGCTCGGTCGCGGTGCGCCTGAACTTCCAGGGCGAACGGACCCTGACGGACGCCGACGTCGACCCCGTGATGGAGCACCTGATGGCCGCGGTGCGCGCGCGCCGCTGGAGCATCCGCGAGAAGTGACCAGCAACGCCCGGGGCGCGCACGTGCGCGCCCCGGGCTGCCTTCAGCCGGAATGAACGTGCAACCGCCGTCCGGTTGCGCTATGATTTGTGCGCGCGAGACTGCCGAGGCGTAGCGCAGGCCGGTAGCGCACTTGGTTTGGGACCAAGGGGTCGCTGGTTCGAATCCAGTCGCCTCGACCAACAGCTCTCGACGCGCGGGATTGGTGTAGTGGTAGCACAGCAGCCTTCCAAGCTTCTGGCACCGGTTCGAACCCGGTATCCCGCTCCAAAACGGCCCTCCGGGGCCGTTTCTTCTTCGGGCGCCCTTAGCTCAGCTGGATAGAGCAGCCGCCTTCTAAGCGGCTGGTCGCAGGTTCGAGTCCTGCAGGGCGCGCCAGGATTCCCGAAGCAGACGCCCTTCCCTCTAAAGAGGGGAGGGCGTCTGCTTTGACCGTACTTGATCAGTGGTGCCGCGCCCTTATACGTGCGGCTCCGGTGTCCTGGCACAACATTGAAAAGCGCAGGGCTGGAAATCGCCTGATGTTAAGCGTTTAAAAACAGGCGTCGGGATAAGCATCTCCGGACCGGTGGCTGCCACCGTACAGGCATTTATGATGCATGTTCACCCACTCTGAATCGAAACCAGCCCCAGAAACCATTTATGGGTCGCTCCTGCTGCATGTATGGCCTCGTATGAGGGCACGATGGACGGTTGGAAATCCGCGCGAAGGCTTGTGTCCTGATCACCGGACCGCCATACTTCATGCGGAGGTTGCCATGGCATACCGTAAACTCAGTGAGCAGATTGAAAAACTCACCAACCCACAACGCAGCGACACGTTCGTCAAAGCGTTCCGTGACGCGGTGCGTGAAGGTGACATTGATGCGGCGTTCCTGCCCGAACGCTTCACGCTCCCGAAACAGTTCAGCGTGCGCGGCAGTGATGAGGTCCGCACGAAAGACGTGAAGGACATGCTGTTTGAAGTTACGCCCGATTTCGACGAGTGGTTCGAGAACATCAACCGTGAACTCAGCACTGGCCGTCGCGGCGCGCGCGTGAAACCCACTGCTGACAACATCACGGCGGGCCTCGTGGACTTCAAGGCGCTCGCGGAAGAAACCCGCAAGAAGATG encodes:
- a CDS encoding Stp1/IreP family PP2C-type Ser/Thr phosphatase, encoding MRRSATPPLSSGMLSDSGRQRSNNQDAALSVELPHGGLYAVADGMGGHAAGEVAANVALETLINTYQNARGQAPERLAEAVQAANEAVLRRATGDLAGMGTTLIAALIDRGAALIAHVGDSRAYLLRRDTLLRLTDDHSWVAEQVRHGYLTETEARDHQWRNIVSNALGGEERIRLELFGVPLQRGDRLLLCTDGLSGVADEDDIARILSADHPPQVTAGQLVDLANARGGPDNITVLVVDVHHPRGLPHYPLPARRDEGPLSVDVFLTARRSGSPITYAALVALYFTLLGMILYPERRLGIALGGAVFLIALLITAWDTRRRGEQRTLGRAHRNTIISEEDA
- a CDS encoding lamin tail domain-containing protein, which codes for MRTHTTLLLGLSLTLAACGQPTTTAQGAALRTLAAAGEPVINEVYYDAPSTDSGTFIELRGPAGLSLSGYTLTAYGSTGNSYATINLSGTIPASGYFVVAQDTTVTNRTLVNASVDLYNTSSSVRLTKSGALIDAVAYGNPSSNLGEGSSAGGVSAGQALARTPDGADSNANSVDFRAATPTPGASNGGTGGGTTPTPNPTGKKVLFDLTKHEDAGNSDWRIDGAYSDYANALRGLGYTVASLTGSSITSTALSGAKVLVIAEPQNPFSDSERAAIQAFVQGGGGLFMISDHRSSDRDNDGWDSPEVFNGWDGSTPASVSAALQKSLDSDTVFGLKHSFASSFSDPVYTATPLTSHPILSGSTGTADDVTSAGVYVGTSIDVLSGTALMGANGKTYLAANTYGSGRVVAWGDSSAFEDDTLSDGSIGQHTNWGNLSNANLGKNVVRWLAGDL
- a CDS encoding SRPBCC family protein; translation: MSPWWKSAILGAVVGTSYGLLMYLLLRAQDDAVGVMLASYLFGVPLVLGLIVSAFMPRAATFGQALGAAAVAVAVFIFTSLLTSLEGLICAAFAFPVLFVMAVLGVAIGWAVRGWRHRTPMVLLSLTLPALLAPLERTQPVPDTYLATADSVVIHAPASAVWAQIRSVPRIEDAELQTSWSHAIGLPRPREAVLDRDGVGGVRVATFDGGLSFTEEVTAWVPARSLAFRIRARDDGKLDPHVRVGGQFFDVLSGQYDVEEVAPGVTVLHLTSTQRVTTHLGGYTRLVVRATMHDLQRTILRVIRRRAEGLL
- the pheS gene encoding phenylalanine--tRNA ligase subunit alpha, whose amino-acid sequence is MQQEALQAIQDAPTLDALQAVKTKYVGKSGLITRELGTLGKLPPEERKARGAEINAVRAAVEAALTEREATLKRAALDAKLASEAIDVTLPGTPLPSGGLHLITRILDDLTDIFTRLGYAVVEGQEVEDDTHNFDALNIPWYHPARDLWDTFWLEDGRLLRTHTSPMQVRYMLEHTPALKIVVPGKVYRYEATDATHESMFHQLEGLVVGDHISMADLKGTIAEMARGLFGARAKVRFQPSYYPFVEPGADFAVWWENPRGESKWLELGGCGMVHPNVFKAVDDLREQMGRQRIYEGKTGFAFGLGPERIAMLKYGIPDIRYFYANDLQILGQFRGDLENRAPVPPPSTPNADAAQEAL
- a CDS encoding phenylalanine--tRNA ligase subunit beta, which codes for MKLPYSWLKELVPALPSAHDLEPILANLGLPLEGVEAVPAPPEGVLLATVTRAEAIEGTQLTQLTLDVGAHGERTIASGAPNAVGLPAGTMVALVTPGSRLGDVEYGVRTLQGVESWGMCASAKELGIGEASAGLLLFPAGTAPAGTPMRDVWAADEVLDVEVTPNRADVLSALGLARDLAAALELELRDPPAGPEAHGDGEITVTLPRDRVVIENDPERKPRAACDAFVARTVSGLRNGPSPLWMQRRLTLAGLRTIDLIVDTSNYVMLELGQPTALYDRRDVTNDQIHVGLGLGQGERVADLMGAEHLVHREDLLIRNGDAYPILSPGAALAGMDAPEDGRNVIGIAGIMGGHRGRVRADTTNIVVESAHFDPVMLRRTSTRLGLKTDAVYRYERGVDPALPLRAANRIVGLLGEAGGTVHPGATVAGQPDAPRDLTLTGDHARALLGMNVPTAEMAAFLTRLGCAVHANGDTLTVTPPTWRVDMLIPEDLIEEIARLHGYRNLPETLPTVQVHPDNLGADDESRARRTLKGTLAGLGFQEVVTYTFTNDAEAEAARTERPNVRLRNPLTADRTGLRTALYPSLLRTAGANSKAPRQLLFELGHVFPASGEGERLGLLMRGPLAPRNWQPGVAGGFSVFKGLVEAFAGTLGADLQVEQLRGDAVPGALHPGIAGRVRWNGAAAGWIGALHPEVAAAFGLKGDTFLMELTLPLAGRAWAFRDPSRAPVAWRDLAVIAPRDVSYAEVADVLRAEGGPLLRDLAPFDVYEGESIPEGTRSVAVRLNFQGERTLTDADVDPVMEHLMAAVRARRWSIREK